One region of Cinclus cinclus chromosome 1, bCinCin1.1, whole genome shotgun sequence genomic DNA includes:
- the SERPINB5 gene encoding serpin B5 gives MTMDALQLANTAFAVDMFKKLCEMDKTANIIFSPLCTSTSLALAYKATKGDTADQMKQVLHLQDVKDVSFGFQTITSDVSKLSSFFALKMVKRLFVDKSLNPTTDFVNSTKRPFPSELELVEFKEKTEETRVKINKSLSELTDGKMENVLNEDSVSDQTQILLVNAAYFVTNWMKKFPEAEIKECPFKVNKTETKPVQMMNLEATFCLGYVKDLNVAILELPCLNKHISMLILLPKEIEDETTGLEKLENALTPETLLQWTNPSMMANTKVNVFLPKFSVEGDYDLKPLLESLGMTNIFNESASDFSEMCETKGVVMSKIIHKVSLEVNEQGGDSREVPGYRILQHKDEFKADHPFIFLFRHNKTRNVILSGRFCSP, from the exons ATGACAATGGATGCTCTGCAACTAGCAAACACTGCCTTTGCAGTTGATATGTTCAAAAAGCTATGTGAGATGGACAAAACAgccaatattattttttccccactgtgtACCTCAACGTCTCTGGCTCTGGCATATAAAGCTACGAAAGGTGATACTGCAGACCAGATGAAACAG GTTCTCCATTTACAAGATGTCAAAGATGTTTCTTTTGGATTTCAAACAATAACTTCAGATGTTTCCAAACTCAGCTCTTTCTTTGCACTAAAAATGGTCAAACGGCTCTTTGTAGATAAGTCTCTCAATCCTACCACA GACTTTGTCAACTCCACAAAGAGACCTTTTCCATCTGAACTGGAATTAGTggaattcaaagaaaaaactGAGGAAACCCGAGTAAAGATCAACAAATCCCTTTCAGAGCTGACTGATG gaaaaatggaaaatgttttgaatgAGGATAGTGTAAGTGACCAGACTCAGATCCTTCTAGTTAATGCAGCTTATTTTGTCACAAATTGGATGAAGAAGTTCCCAGAGGCAGAGATCAAAGAATGTCCTTTTAAAGTCAACAAG ACTGAAACTAAACCAGTGCAGATGATGAATCTGGAAGCTACTTTTTGCCTGGGCTATGTAAAAGATTTAAATGTTGCCATCCTTGAGCTCCCATGCCTTAACAAACATATAAGCATGCTCATTCTCCTGCCCAAAGAGATTGAAGATGAGACCACTGGCTTGGAGAag ctggaaaatgcaCTGACCCCTGAGACATTATTACAGTGGACAAATCCCAGCATGATGGCCAACACCAAAGTGAATGTATTTCTTCCAAAGTTTAGTGTGGAAGGTGACTATGACCTGAAGCCACTTCTGGAAAGCCTGGGAATGACAAATATCTTCAATGAAAGTGCATCAGATTTCTCTGAGATGTGTGAGACAAAAGGTGTGGTTATGTCAAAGATCATCCATAAAGTCTCCTTGGAAGTAAATGAACAAGGTGGCGATTCCCGAGAGGTACCAGGATATCGGATTCTGCAACACAAAGATGAATTTAAAGCTGACCATCCATTTATCTTTTTGTTTAGACACAACAAAACTCGCAATGTAATTCTTTCAGGCCGATTCTGTTCTCCTTAA